A single Nostoc sp. PCC 7107 DNA region contains:
- a CDS encoding P-loop NTPase fold protein codes for MPLDLERFYQACNPSRPLMMGDASDRRYYIDFAAVRGGKIIEALLRTITRISPDIPTCQLFTGHLGCGKSTELLRLKAELEEQKFHVVYFESTHVLEMADVDITDILLAIAGQVSESLEARKIRLKPSYFTKLFTEIVDFLQTPIDLGVEAELSVGIAKITAKTKESPQLRRRLRDYLEPRTQNILQSINKELLERANNELKNQGKKGLVVIVDNLDRVAIRPLPSGRSLPEYLFIERGEQLRKLACHLVYTIPLSLIFSNDSAELQHRLGGGVAPKVLPMIPVRLRSGEIFNQGLTLMRQMVLARAFPDIEPGDRLGLSTEVFDNLETLDRLCLISGGHVRDLLGLLFDCLREQDPPFERDCVELVIQRQRDYRAHAIDSHEWELIFQVVQQQRVGGDIAYHTLLRSLFVFEYRDHRGAWFAVNPVIAETQKFTTWLNTHKQT; via the coding sequence ATGCCTTTAGATTTAGAAAGATTTTATCAGGCTTGTAATCCTAGTCGCCCTCTTATGATGGGAGATGCAAGCGATCGCCGCTATTATATCGATTTTGCGGCGGTGCGGGGGGGCAAAATTATTGAGGCTTTGCTGCGAACAATTACCCGCATTTCCCCAGATATTCCCACTTGTCAATTGTTTACCGGACATTTGGGTTGTGGAAAATCTACAGAATTATTGCGATTGAAAGCCGAGTTAGAAGAACAAAAATTTCATGTAGTTTATTTTGAATCTACCCATGTCTTAGAAATGGCAGATGTAGACATAACAGATATTTTACTAGCGATCGCCGGACAAGTCAGCGAAAGTCTCGAAGCTAGAAAAATCCGCCTTAAGCCGAGTTACTTCACAAAATTATTTACAGAAATTGTTGATTTTCTCCAAACACCAATTGACTTGGGAGTAGAAGCAGAATTATCTGTGGGGATAGCCAAAATCACCGCCAAAACTAAAGAAAGTCCCCAACTGCGGCGACGGTTAAGAGATTATCTCGAACCGCGTACTCAAAATATTTTGCAGTCCATCAATAAAGAACTCCTAGAACGCGCCAATAACGAACTGAAAAATCAAGGTAAAAAAGGTCTAGTAGTAATTGTTGATAACTTAGATCGGGTAGCGATTCGGCCTTTACCATCTGGGCGATCGCTGCCAGAATATTTATTTATTGAACGTGGTGAGCAATTACGTAAACTCGCGTGCCATTTAGTTTACACGATTCCCTTGTCTTTAATTTTCTCTAACGATAGTGCCGAACTTCAGCATCGTTTAGGTGGTGGGGTTGCGCCCAAGGTTTTACCGATGATCCCTGTGCGTCTGCGTTCTGGGGAAATATTTAACCAAGGGTTAACACTCATGCGACAAATGGTGTTAGCGAGAGCCTTTCCTGACATCGAACCAGGCGATCGGTTAGGCTTATCTACAGAGGTATTTGATAACCTGGAAACCTTAGATCGATTGTGCTTGATTAGCGGTGGTCATGTACGGGATTTACTAGGGCTGTTATTTGACTGTTTAAGAGAGCAAGATCCACCATTTGAGCGCGACTGCGTAGAACTAGTGATTCAACGCCAAAGAGACTATCGCGCTCACGCCATTGACTCCCATGAATGGGAACTCATTTTTCAGGTGGTACAACAGCAACGAGTCGGTGGTGATATCGCCTATCACACCCTGTTACGTAGCTTGTTTGTCTTTGAATATCGTGATCATCGAGGTGCTTGGTTTGCTGTCAACCCAGTCATAGCAGAGACGCAAAAATTTACAACATGGTTGAACACACACAAGCAGACATAA
- a CDS encoding photosystem II S4 domain protein, giving the protein MLSREELLKGVENRDSVARVIDQAEQAIKTWEVVLTDFLSPPELAEIQRIFNRLTEVQLLAWGGYPQAERQRMAIARGELPLDESQVALVVLEVAGNFLFDTATHRDFLGAMLGTGIVREKTGDVIVLGERGAQVIVVPEIAEFLEMNLQQVRSVPVKTQRIDISELKIREPKKKELTTVEASLRLDAIASAGFGMSRSKMVDLIDAGDVRVNWKDITQASFQVKSGDLVAIRGKGRLEVGEVAITKKDRYRVQLTRYM; this is encoded by the coding sequence ATGTTGTCACGAGAAGAACTGTTAAAGGGTGTAGAAAATCGAGATAGTGTTGCGCGTGTAATCGATCAGGCGGAACAAGCAATCAAAACCTGGGAAGTAGTGTTGACGGATTTTTTATCGCCGCCAGAATTAGCAGAAATTCAACGAATTTTCAATCGATTAACTGAAGTGCAGTTATTGGCTTGGGGTGGATATCCCCAAGCAGAACGCCAAAGAATGGCGATCGCTCGTGGGGAACTTCCCTTAGATGAATCACAAGTTGCGCTGGTTGTCCTAGAAGTTGCCGGCAATTTTTTGTTTGATACCGCTACTCACCGGGACTTTTTAGGGGCAATGCTGGGAACAGGAATTGTCCGTGAGAAGACGGGAGACGTTATTGTTTTGGGCGAACGCGGCGCACAGGTAATTGTTGTGCCAGAAATCGCCGAATTTTTAGAAATGAATCTGCAACAGGTGCGGTCAGTTCCTGTGAAAACCCAGCGGATAGATATTAGTGAGTTGAAAATCCGCGAACCGAAGAAAAAAGAATTAACAACTGTAGAGGCTTCTTTAAGATTAGATGCGATCGCCAGTGCTGGTTTTGGTATGTCTCGCAGCAAAATGGTAGATTTAATCGATGCTGGCGATGTACGCGTTAACTGGAAGGATATTACCCAAGCAAGTTTTCAAGTTAAATCCGGCGATTTAGTGGCGATTCGCGGTAAAGGACGTTTAGAAGTTGGAGAGGTGGCGATTACGAAAAAAGACCGTTACCGTGTTCAACTAACGCGATATATGTAA
- a CDS encoding lipopolysaccharide assembly protein LapB, which translates to MQQRRLFPKHNILDSANTFNSRSYGFWLLKGITTGRRVDKFQFFTFYFLLFTFLLIPIAVKASDITQQLHRPLSSSNWQYSRDEADSLLRIGEQQYRSGNGAKTIDSCLQALDIYHSVGDVRSTGLTYELLAKAYIQQERFKEGEDALRRRLAIARDSKDFQAQIFALNNIAAILLQGGETAAAGRTVQEALTIAQGVNNIEGKGLSLSNLGLVSARSGDYNQAIKLYETALTYRRQKNDPIGEANTLNNLGDAYLAAGNYPDTIGTYGLAMRLARINGDRTIQLRAIDGLVKAHTSVGRNERAFELLQERLVIAQELQNLPEQLKTFESYAEFYEQLGNYSTAKNFYERAIAIANSIEDTKRELVLKDRLTKLQKKRN; encoded by the coding sequence ATGCAGCAACGGCGTTTATTCCCAAAGCATAATATTTTGGATTCCGCTAACACTTTTAACTCTAGAAGTTATGGGTTTTGGCTTCTCAAGGGTATCACTACTGGACGACGGGTTGATAAATTCCAGTTTTTTACTTTTTACTTTTTACTTTTTACTTTTTTATTGATTCCCATCGCTGTAAAGGCCAGTGATATTACCCAACAACTGCATCGTCCGTTAAGCAGTTCTAATTGGCAATATTCCAGAGATGAAGCTGATAGTTTGCTGCGAATTGGTGAACAACAATATCGCTCTGGAAATGGGGCGAAGACTATTGATTCTTGCTTACAAGCTTTAGATATTTATCATTCAGTTGGTGACGTTAGATCTACAGGTTTAACTTATGAATTATTAGCGAAAGCTTATATTCAACAGGAGCGTTTTAAAGAAGGGGAAGACGCTTTACGCCGCCGATTAGCGATCGCAAGAGATAGCAAAGATTTTCAAGCGCAAATTTTTGCACTAAATAATATCGCCGCGATTCTCCTTCAAGGAGGTGAAACAGCCGCAGCAGGTCGCACAGTCCAAGAAGCATTAACAATTGCTCAAGGTGTAAACAATATCGAAGGTAAAGGACTTTCTTTGAGCAATTTAGGTTTAGTATCTGCGAGATCGGGTGATTATAATCAGGCGATTAAACTTTATGAAACTGCTTTGACTTATCGCCGTCAAAAAAATGACCCAATTGGGGAAGCAAATACGCTCAATAATTTAGGTGATGCTTATCTGGCTGCGGGGAATTATCCAGATACCATTGGTACTTATGGGTTAGCAATGCGGTTGGCAAGAATTAATGGCGATCGCACTATTCAATTACGCGCTATTGATGGTTTAGTGAAAGCGCATACTTCCGTCGGACGTAATGAACGGGCTTTTGAATTACTCCAAGAGCGTTTAGTGATCGCTCAAGAATTACAAAATTTACCAGAACAATTGAAAACTTTTGAATCTTATGCTGAGTTCTATGAGCAGTTAGGTAATTATTCTACTGCTAAGAATTTTTACGAAAGAGCAATTGCGATCGCCAATAGTATAGAAGACACAAAACGCGAACTGGTGTTAAAAGATAGATTAACAAAGTTGCAGAAAAAGCGAAATTGA